A single Streptomyces mirabilis DNA region contains:
- a CDS encoding DUF2795 domain-containing protein, translating into MQRGSDRLSVHRDEEMKHELRGLLRSGHPTRTVEWQDPEPTADDDPEIARGPVAPNRAPDSIETVRLELARFLSRTAFPAGPRGLADTLRDKHAPDPLIEAVERRPHKARYATVHELAESVVRARRTR; encoded by the coding sequence ATGCAGCGAGGCAGCGACCGGCTGAGCGTCCATCGGGACGAAGAGATGAAACACGAACTGCGGGGCCTGCTCAGGTCGGGTCACCCCACCCGGACCGTGGAGTGGCAGGACCCGGAGCCGACGGCCGACGACGACCCGGAGATCGCGCGCGGCCCCGTGGCACCGAACCGCGCGCCCGACTCCATCGAGACGGTGCGGCTGGAACTGGCCCGGTTCCTGAGCCGTACCGCCTTCCCCGCGGGTCCCCGCGGCCTGGCCGACACCCTGCGCGACAAACACGCACCGGATCCCCTGATCGAGGCCGTGGAGCGGCGCCCGCACAAGGCGCGCTACGCCACGGTCCACGAACTGGCCGAATCGGTCGTACGCGCCCGGCGGACGCGGTGA
- a CDS encoding GNAT family N-acetyltransferase, producing the protein MPENASAYLAEGPRVGIRHFTHEDGAEFTARARESKALHQPWLFPPRSVDAYAAYAGRLIEDRTKAGFLVCERDNGAIAGFININNIVEGGFLCGALGYGAFAHATGRGLMAEGLGLVVRYAFGAMGLHRLEINVQPRNAASIALARRCGFRLEGFSPDFIYIDGAWRDHERWAITSEMLPSS; encoded by the coding sequence ATGCCTGAGAACGCCTCCGCCTATCTTGCCGAGGGGCCCCGCGTGGGCATCCGGCACTTCACCCACGAGGACGGTGCCGAGTTCACCGCACGGGCCCGGGAGAGCAAGGCGCTGCACCAGCCCTGGCTCTTCCCGCCCCGTAGCGTCGACGCCTACGCCGCCTACGCGGGGCGGCTCATCGAGGACCGTACGAAGGCCGGGTTCCTGGTCTGCGAACGGGACAACGGGGCCATCGCCGGCTTCATCAACATCAACAACATCGTCGAGGGCGGCTTCCTGTGCGGGGCGCTGGGCTACGGCGCCTTCGCTCACGCCACCGGGCGCGGGCTGATGGCCGAGGGGCTCGGGCTCGTGGTCCGGTACGCCTTCGGGGCGATGGGGCTGCACCGGCTGGAGATCAACGTGCAGCCCCGGAACGCGGCCTCGATCGCCCTCGCCCGGCGCTGCGGATTCCGGCTGGAGGGGTTCTCGCCGGACTTCATCTACATCGACGGGGCGTGGCGCGACCACGAGCGATGGGCGATCACCTCGGAGATGCTCCCTTCGAGCTGA
- a CDS encoding VOC family protein, giving the protein MEILGATLRICVDDLEASVPFYERLAGGRALRFERGGVSVAAVGCFLLMSGPEADLDVLRKVSATIAVKDVEDAHRVLSELGARILAGPVGTPAGRNLIAMHPDGVVYEYVDRGSPTL; this is encoded by the coding sequence ATGGAGATTCTGGGAGCCACGTTGCGGATCTGCGTCGACGACCTGGAGGCTTCGGTCCCCTTCTACGAAAGACTTGCCGGTGGGCGGGCCCTGCGGTTCGAGCGCGGCGGTGTGTCGGTGGCGGCGGTGGGCTGTTTCCTGCTCATGAGCGGACCCGAGGCCGATCTGGACGTCCTGCGGAAGGTCTCCGCGACCATCGCCGTCAAGGACGTCGAGGACGCGCATCGGGTGCTCAGCGAGCTGGGCGCACGGATTCTGGCGGGACCGGTGGGGACGCCGGCCGGGCGCAATCTGATCGCCATGCATCCGGACGGTGTGGTGTACGAGTACGTCGACCGCGGATCCCCGACCCTCTGA
- a CDS encoding hydrophobic protein — MVPILLVLLLALILFGAGFAIKLLWWVALVVIVLWLLGFLVRGTSASGSRGRWYRW; from the coding sequence ATGGTTCCCATTCTGCTGGTACTACTGCTGGCCCTGATTCTCTTCGGCGCCGGATTCGCGATCAAGCTGCTCTGGTGGGTGGCGCTGGTGGTCATTGTCCTGTGGCTGCTCGGATTCCTGGTGCGCGGAACGAGCGCCTCGGGGAGCAGGGGCCGCTGGTATCGCTGGTGA
- a CDS encoding class I SAM-dependent methyltransferase, which produces MSKSQETAVYTHGHHESVLRSHTWRTAANSAAYLLDSLKPHMQILDIGCGPGTITADLAELVPEGHVTAVDHAPGILDQARAVAAERGLDNVEFGVADVHALDFPDDTFCVVHAHQVLQHVGDPVQALREMYRVTKPGGFIAARDADYSAMAWYPEVPGLTDWQDLYLRVARANGGEPAAGRRLKSWALAAGIKDVTATSDTWTFATEDEREWWGGLWADRTQASAYAERATEGGHATTAQLRAVSEAWREWARQEDGWFSVLHGEILCRKEA; this is translated from the coding sequence ATGTCGAAGTCGCAGGAGACCGCTGTCTACACGCACGGCCACCACGAGTCCGTACTGCGTTCGCACACCTGGCGCACGGCCGCCAACTCGGCCGCCTACCTGCTCGACTCGCTGAAGCCCCACATGCAGATCCTGGACATCGGCTGCGGCCCGGGCACCATCACCGCAGACCTGGCGGAACTGGTCCCCGAAGGCCACGTCACCGCCGTCGACCACGCCCCGGGAATCCTGGACCAGGCCCGCGCCGTGGCAGCCGAACGCGGTCTGGACAACGTCGAGTTCGGGGTCGCGGACGTGCACGCCCTGGACTTCCCGGACGACACCTTCTGCGTGGTCCACGCCCATCAGGTGCTCCAGCACGTGGGTGACCCGGTGCAGGCGCTGCGCGAGATGTACCGGGTCACCAAGCCGGGCGGTTTCATCGCCGCCCGCGACGCGGACTACTCGGCGATGGCCTGGTATCCCGAGGTGCCGGGCCTGACCGACTGGCAGGACCTGTACCTGCGCGTGGCCCGAGCCAACGGGGGCGAACCGGCGGCCGGTCGCCGTCTCAAGTCGTGGGCACTGGCGGCCGGCATCAAGGACGTCACGGCGACGTCGGACACCTGGACCTTCGCCACCGAGGACGAGCGGGAGTGGTGGGGCGGGCTGTGGGCCGATCGCACGCAGGCCTCGGCGTACGCGGAGCGCGCCACCGAGGGCGGACACGCGACCACCGCGCAACTGCGGGCCGTTTCGGAGGCGTGGCGGGAATGGGCCCGCCAGGAGGACGGCTGGTTCTCCGTCCTGCACGGAGAAATTCTCTGCCGCAAGGAAGCGTGA
- a CDS encoding ABC-F family ATP-binding cassette domain-containing protein, with translation MGHLEAAHLEYYLPDGRALLGDVSFRVGEGSVVALVGPNGAGKTTLLRLISGELKPHGGTVTVTGGLGVMRQFVGSVRDDTTVRDLLVSVAAPRIQEAAKAVDAAEHAMMTVDDEAAQLSYAQALSDWAEVRGYESETLWDMCTTAALGVPYEKAQWRQVRTLSGGEQKRLVLEALLRGTDEVLLLDEPDNYLDVPGKRWLEEKLKETRKTVLFVSHDRELLSRAAEKIVSVEPSPTGADAWVHGGGFATYHEARQERFARFEELRRRWDEKHAQLKKLVLNLRQAASISHELASRYAAAQTRLRKFEEAGPPPEPPREQDIKMRLHGGRTGVRAITCKGLELTGLMNPFDLEVFYGERVAVLGSNGSGKSHFLRLLAGDTVAHTGEWKLGARVVPGHFAQTHAHPELQGRTLLDILWSEHSQDRGAAMSRLRRYELTAQAEQRFEKLSGGQQARFQILLLELEGSTALLLDEPTDNLDLESAEALQEGLEAYEGTVLAVTHDRWFARSFDRYLIFGSDGRIRETAEPVWDERRVERAR, from the coding sequence ATGGGACATCTCGAAGCCGCGCATCTTGAGTACTACCTTCCCGACGGGAGGGCGCTGCTCGGCGATGTGTCGTTTCGGGTGGGGGAAGGGTCCGTCGTCGCGCTGGTGGGCCCGAACGGAGCGGGCAAGACCACGCTGCTGCGGCTGATCTCGGGGGAGCTGAAGCCGCACGGGGGCACCGTCACCGTGACCGGCGGTCTTGGTGTGATGCGGCAGTTCGTGGGGTCCGTGAGGGACGACACGACCGTGCGCGACCTGCTCGTCTCCGTGGCGGCGCCCCGCATACAGGAGGCCGCCAAGGCCGTCGACGCGGCCGAGCACGCGATGATGACCGTGGACGACGAGGCCGCCCAGCTCAGCTACGCGCAGGCACTCTCCGACTGGGCCGAGGTACGCGGGTACGAGTCCGAGACGCTCTGGGACATGTGCACGACGGCCGCGCTCGGCGTCCCGTACGAGAAGGCGCAGTGGCGCCAGGTGCGCACCCTCTCCGGAGGAGAGCAGAAGCGGCTGGTGCTGGAGGCCCTGCTGCGCGGCACCGACGAGGTACTGCTCCTCGACGAGCCCGACAACTACCTCGACGTACCGGGCAAGCGCTGGCTGGAGGAGAAGCTCAAGGAGACCCGCAAGACCGTTCTCTTCGTCTCCCACGACCGAGAGCTGCTGTCCCGCGCCGCCGAGAAGATCGTCAGCGTCGAGCCCAGCCCCACCGGCGCCGACGCATGGGTGCACGGCGGCGGCTTCGCGACGTACCACGAGGCGCGACAGGAGCGGTTCGCCCGCTTCGAGGAGCTGCGCAGGCGCTGGGACGAGAAGCACGCCCAGCTGAAGAAGCTCGTGCTGAATCTGCGGCAGGCGGCTTCCATCAGCCATGAGTTGGCGTCCCGGTACGCGGCGGCGCAGACCCGGCTGCGGAAGTTCGAGGAGGCCGGCCCGCCGCCGGAGCCGCCGCGCGAGCAGGACATCAAGATGCGTCTGCACGGCGGGCGTACCGGCGTACGGGCCATCACCTGCAAGGGACTTGAGCTCACCGGGCTGATGAACCCGTTCGACCTGGAGGTCTTCTACGGCGAGCGGGTCGCCGTGCTCGGCTCCAACGGCTCCGGCAAGTCGCACTTCCTGCGCCTGCTCGCCGGCGACACCGTCGCGCACACGGGCGAGTGGAAGCTCGGCGCGCGCGTCGTGCCCGGACACTTCGCCCAGACGCACGCCCACCCGGAGCTCCAGGGCCGCACCCTTCTCGACATCCTGTGGAGCGAGCACTCCCAGGACCGGGGCGCCGCCATGTCCCGGCTGCGCCGCTACGAGCTGACCGCCCAGGCCGAGCAGCGCTTCGAGAAGCTCTCCGGCGGCCAGCAGGCACGCTTCCAGATCCTGCTGCTGGAGCTGGAGGGCTCCACGGCCCTGCTGCTGGACGAGCCCACCGACAACCTCGACCTGGAGTCGGCCGAGGCACTCCAGGAGGGTCTGGAGGCATACGAGGGGACGGTGCTCGCGGTCACCCACGACCGTTGGTTCGCACGCTCCTTCGACCGCTATCTGATCTTCGGCTCGGACGGCAGGATCCGGGAGACGGCGGAGCCGGTGTGGGACGAGCGGCGCGTCGAGCGTGCCCGGTAG
- a CDS encoding DUF6158 family protein: MTGVDPDRLDDQQLMKELETIHRTRHDTLLHGSNDALRTHNMRMAQLEGEYLRRHPRRPVAAGRTRDGARERGLAAEC; the protein is encoded by the coding sequence ATGACCGGAGTCGACCCGGACCGGCTGGACGACCAGCAGCTGATGAAAGAGCTGGAGACGATCCACCGCACCCGCCACGACACACTGCTGCACGGTTCGAACGACGCCCTGCGGACCCACAACATGCGCATGGCGCAGTTGGAGGGCGAGTACCTGCGCCGCCATCCGCGCCGTCCCGTCGCCGCGGGCCGTACGCGCGACGGAGCCCGGGAGCGGGGCCTCGCGGCGGAGTGCTGA
- a CDS encoding DUF5107 domain-containing protein, translated as MVIVTTIRRDVLTLPVAELGPDNPLPPLRPLDETHRVDDRSGADLPRDMARQMRYEPLRSLLPERIRDGYDRRREPRGIDTIVIENDRLRAVVLPGHGGRVASLFHKPSQRELLYRNPVVQPACFALNGAWFSGGIEWNIGATGHTTLSCAPVHAARVPAPDGGEMLRLWEWERLRDLPFQVDLWLPDGSDFLHVGVRVRNPHEKPTPLYWWSNIAVPEERRVLAPADEAWHFGYERRLRRVPVPEHEGVDRTYPPRSFFPADYFYEVPDGQRRWIAALDDTGDGLVQTSTDVLRGRKLFVWGSGPGGRRWQEWLTEPGTGGYCEIQAGLARTQLEHVRLEAESEVSWLEAYGPLAADAGAVHGADWALARAETERRLSEVLPRGDVDAAYEAWLPYADTEPGEVLAVGSGWGALEVLRASHKLPGTPFQESTLGEAQAPWVELLRTGAFPEPRRVGPPGESLVAPHWRDMLETAPAKPLTEYHLGVAQWHAGDLAQAVRSWERALELAPSLWPLLRCLAVADQEAGNRERAADRYAEAFDDLCQERRDDGPAWTAATAALGREAVGALLAVRRTGEARRVWDRLRPVTRARGRFRLLEVELLLAEGDRDGARAVFDEAFEVADLREGAETITALWARLTDEPLPPHYDFRMRPPSN; from the coding sequence ATGGTCATCGTGACGACGATCCGACGTGACGTACTGACCCTGCCGGTCGCGGAGTTGGGCCCGGACAACCCGCTGCCACCCCTGCGGCCGCTCGACGAGACACACCGCGTCGACGACCGCAGCGGCGCCGACCTGCCGCGCGACATGGCCCGGCAGATGCGCTACGAGCCGCTGCGGAGCCTCCTGCCCGAGCGCATCCGGGACGGATACGACAGACGGCGCGAGCCGCGCGGGATCGACACGATCGTGATCGAGAACGACCGGCTGCGGGCCGTGGTGCTGCCGGGCCACGGCGGCCGGGTGGCCTCGCTGTTCCACAAGCCCTCGCAGCGCGAACTCCTCTACCGCAACCCGGTGGTGCAGCCCGCCTGCTTCGCCCTCAACGGAGCCTGGTTCTCCGGCGGCATCGAGTGGAACATCGGCGCGACCGGCCACACCACCCTGTCCTGCGCCCCCGTGCACGCCGCCCGTGTCCCCGCCCCCGACGGCGGCGAGATGCTCCGCCTGTGGGAGTGGGAACGGCTGCGCGACCTGCCGTTCCAGGTCGACCTGTGGCTCCCGGACGGCTCCGACTTCCTCCACGTCGGCGTCCGCGTCCGCAATCCGCACGAGAAGCCCACGCCCCTGTACTGGTGGTCCAACATCGCCGTCCCGGAGGAACGCCGGGTGCTGGCCCCCGCGGACGAGGCCTGGCACTTCGGGTACGAGCGGCGGCTGCGGAGGGTGCCGGTACCGGAGCACGAGGGAGTGGACCGCACGTATCCGCCGCGCAGCTTCTTCCCCGCCGACTACTTCTACGAGGTGCCCGACGGGCAGCGCCGCTGGATCGCCGCGCTCGACGACACGGGCGACGGGCTCGTGCAGACGTCCACCGATGTGCTGCGCGGGCGCAAGCTGTTCGTCTGGGGCTCCGGTCCGGGCGGACGGCGCTGGCAGGAATGGCTCACCGAACCCGGCACCGGCGGCTACTGCGAGATCCAGGCCGGGCTCGCCCGCACCCAGCTGGAACATGTCCGGCTGGAGGCGGAGAGCGAGGTGTCCTGGCTGGAGGCGTACGGGCCGCTGGCGGCGGATGCGGGGGCGGTGCACGGGGCGGACTGGGCGCTCGCGCGGGCGGAGACGGAACGCCGGCTGTCGGAGGTCCTCCCTCGCGGGGACGTCGACGCGGCGTACGAGGCGTGGCTGCCGTACGCCGACACCGAGCCCGGTGAGGTGCTGGCCGTCGGGTCCGGCTGGGGTGCGCTCGAAGTGCTGCGCGCCTCCCACAAGCTGCCCGGCACGCCGTTCCAGGAGTCCACGCTGGGGGAGGCGCAGGCGCCCTGGGTGGAGCTCCTGCGGACCGGTGCCTTCCCGGAGCCGCGACGGGTCGGGCCACCCGGTGAGAGCCTGGTCGCTCCGCACTGGCGGGACATGCTGGAGACCGCGCCCGCCAAACCGCTCACCGAGTACCACCTCGGCGTCGCGCAGTGGCACGCCGGGGACCTGGCGCAGGCCGTGCGCAGCTGGGAGCGGGCGCTCGAACTCGCCCCGTCGCTCTGGCCGTTGCTGCGGTGTCTGGCCGTCGCCGACCAGGAGGCCGGCAACCGGGAACGGGCCGCCGACCGATACGCCGAGGCCTTCGACGACCTGTGTCAGGAGCGGCGTGACGACGGTCCGGCCTGGACCGCGGCCACGGCCGCGCTCGGGCGGGAGGCGGTGGGGGCGCTGCTCGCTGTGCGGCGTACCGGGGAGGCGCGGCGGGTCTGGGATCGACTGCGGCCCGTTACACGGGCGCGCGGCCGGTTCCGTCTGCTCGAGGTGGAGCTGCTTCTCGCGGAGGGGGACCGGGACGGGGCGCGGGCGGTCTTCGACGAGGCGTTCGAGGTCGCCGACCTGCGGGAGGGGGCGGAGACCATCACCGCCCTGTGGGCCCGTCTGACGGACGAGCCGCTCCCGCCCCACTACGACTTCCGCATGCGCCCGCCCTCCAACTAG
- a CDS encoding transketolase: protein MDTRQLKELAQQLRVDSVRAAAAAGSGHPTSSMSAADLMAVLLAKHLRYDFERPQHHGNDRFILSKGHASPLLYAAYRAAGAISEAELLTFRKLGSRLEGHPTPRRLPWVETATGSLGQGLPVGVGVALAGKRLDHTGYRVWVLCGDSELAEGSVWEGAEHAGYEHLDNLVAIIDVNRLGQRGPTRHGHDLDAYARRFQAFGWHTVEIDGHDVDAIDRAYAEAESTAGQPTVIIARTLKGKGVESVQDREGLHGKPLPDAEEAIAELGGVRNLHVEVQQPPPARVLHAVRSGHLELPRYDIGDKAATRDAYGQALAALGTARGDVVALDGEVGDSTRTELFAKEHPDRFFECYIAEQQLVAAAVGMAARDWVPYATTFAAFLTRAHDFIRMAAISGSDINLVGSHAGVSIGQDGPSQMALEDLAMFRALYGTTVLYPCDANQTAKLVATMADCEGIRYLRTSRGDTPVIYSPTEEFPVGGSKVLRASDEDRLTLVAAGVTLHEALAAAESLDREGIQVRVIDLYSVKPVDRLTLREAAEQTGCLVTVEDHREEGGIGDAILDAFLDGRPVPRLVRLAVRTMPGSATPAEQLHAAGIDAESIAAAARLLVETAIVR, encoded by the coding sequence ATGGACACCCGTCAACTCAAGGAACTCGCACAGCAGTTGCGTGTCGACAGCGTGCGCGCTGCCGCCGCCGCCGGATCCGGGCATCCCACGTCCTCGATGTCGGCGGCCGATCTGATGGCGGTCCTGCTGGCCAAGCACCTGCGCTACGACTTCGAGCGCCCCCAGCATCACGGCAATGACCGTTTCATCCTTTCCAAGGGGCATGCCTCACCGCTCTTGTACGCCGCGTACAGGGCGGCCGGGGCCATCAGCGAGGCCGAACTGCTCACCTTCCGCAAGCTCGGCAGCCGGCTCGAAGGGCATCCGACACCCCGGCGGCTTCCGTGGGTCGAGACCGCCACCGGCTCGCTCGGCCAGGGGCTGCCCGTGGGGGTCGGCGTCGCACTGGCCGGTAAACGGCTCGACCACACCGGCTACCGGGTGTGGGTGCTGTGCGGCGACAGCGAGCTCGCCGAGGGATCCGTCTGGGAGGGCGCCGAGCACGCAGGATACGAGCACCTCGACAACCTCGTCGCGATCATCGACGTCAACCGGCTGGGCCAGCGCGGCCCGACCCGGCACGGCCACGACCTCGACGCGTACGCGCGCCGGTTCCAGGCCTTCGGCTGGCACACCGTGGAGATCGACGGACACGATGTCGACGCCATCGACCGCGCGTACGCCGAGGCCGAGTCCACCGCGGGACAGCCGACCGTGATCATCGCCCGCACGCTCAAGGGCAAGGGCGTCGAGTCGGTCCAGGACCGCGAGGGCCTGCACGGCAAACCGCTGCCGGACGCCGAGGAGGCGATCGCCGAACTCGGCGGAGTGCGCAACCTGCACGTGGAGGTCCAACAGCCTCCCCCGGCAAGGGTGTTGCATGCCGTACGCTCCGGCCACCTCGAACTGCCCCGCTACGACATCGGGGACAAGGCCGCCACCCGCGACGCCTACGGACAGGCGCTCGCCGCGCTCGGCACCGCCCGTGGTGACGTCGTCGCCCTGGACGGCGAGGTGGGCGACTCCACCCGCACCGAGCTCTTCGCCAAGGAACACCCCGACCGCTTCTTCGAGTGCTACATCGCCGAGCAGCAACTCGTCGCGGCCGCCGTCGGCATGGCCGCGCGCGACTGGGTGCCGTACGCCACCACGTTCGCGGCGTTCCTCACCCGGGCCCACGACTTCATCCGGATGGCCGCGATCAGCGGCTCCGACATCAACCTCGTCGGCTCGCACGCGGGCGTCTCGATCGGCCAGGACGGCCCCTCGCAGATGGCCCTGGAGGATCTGGCGATGTTCCGGGCGCTGTACGGCACGACCGTGCTCTACCCGTGCGACGCCAACCAGACGGCCAAGCTCGTCGCCACGATGGCGGACTGCGAGGGCATCCGCTATCTGCGCACCTCACGTGGGGACACCCCGGTGATCTACAGCCCCACCGAGGAGTTCCCCGTCGGCGGCAGCAAGGTACTGCGCGCCAGTGACGAGGACCGGCTGACGCTCGTCGCCGCGGGCGTCACCCTCCACGAGGCGCTGGCCGCCGCCGAGTCGCTCGACCGCGAGGGCATCCAGGTCAGGGTCATCGACCTCTACTCGGTCAAGCCCGTCGACCGCCTCACCCTGCGCGAGGCCGCCGAACAGACCGGCTGCCTCGTCACCGTCGAGGACCACCGAGAGGAGGGCGGCATCGGCGACGCGATCCTCGACGCCTTCCTCGACGGCCGCCCGGTGCCGCGTCTGGTCCGCCTCGCCGTCCGTACGATGCCGGGTTCGGCGACCCCCGCCGAGCAACTGCACGCCGCGGGCATCGACGCGGAGTCGATCGCGGCGGCGGCGCGGCTGCTGGTGGAGACGGCGATCGTGCGCTGA
- a CDS encoding NAD(P)/FAD-dependent oxidoreductase, with the protein MSRPRIVIVGAGFAGYRTARTLARLTRHKADITLLNPTDYFLYLPLLPQVAVGVLEPRRVTVSLPGTLPHVRLVLGEADGIDLDARTVRYTDPESEPGTLTYDRLVLAVGGVNKLLPVPGVAEYAHGFRGLPEALYLRDHVTRQVELAAASDDPKTCAARCTFVVVGAGYTGTEVAAQGQLFTDALVRKQPLREGKRPRWLLLDVAPRVLPELDERLSRAADRVLRRRGVDVRTATSVEEATPSGVRLSDGEFVDTRTLTWCVGVRPDPLVEALGQPLERGRLLVDPYLQVPGRPEVFACGDAAAVPDLERPGQYTPMTAQHAWRHGRVAGRNVAASLGIGSRRAYRHRDLGFTVDLGGAQAAANPLGIPLSGPLAGAVTRGYHLAAMPGNRVRVAADWLLDAVLPRQAVQLGLVRSWSVPLDTASPELARVAGYPGDFASRPKGES; encoded by the coding sequence GTGAGTCGACCCCGCATCGTCATCGTCGGTGCCGGCTTCGCCGGGTACCGAACCGCCCGCACGCTGGCGCGGCTGACCCGGCACAAGGCCGACATCACCCTTCTCAACCCGACCGACTACTTTCTGTATCTGCCCCTGCTGCCGCAGGTCGCCGTCGGAGTCCTGGAGCCACGCCGTGTCACCGTCTCGCTCCCCGGCACCCTGCCCCACGTACGCCTGGTGCTGGGCGAGGCCGACGGCATCGACCTCGACGCACGCACCGTGCGCTACACGGATCCCGAGAGCGAGCCGGGCACGCTGACGTACGATCGTCTCGTGCTGGCCGTCGGCGGCGTGAACAAGCTGCTGCCCGTGCCCGGTGTCGCCGAGTACGCGCACGGCTTCCGCGGACTGCCCGAGGCGCTGTACCTCCGCGACCACGTGACCCGGCAGGTGGAGCTGGCCGCCGCGTCCGACGACCCGAAGACCTGTGCCGCGCGGTGCACGTTCGTGGTGGTCGGCGCCGGGTACACGGGGACCGAGGTGGCGGCCCAGGGACAGCTGTTCACCGACGCGCTGGTACGCAAGCAACCGCTGCGGGAGGGCAAGCGGCCGCGCTGGCTGCTGCTCGACGTCGCGCCGCGTGTCCTGCCCGAGCTGGACGAGCGGCTCTCCCGCGCCGCCGACCGCGTCCTGCGGCGACGGGGCGTCGACGTGCGCACGGCGACCTCGGTCGAGGAGGCGACCCCGAGCGGCGTCCGCCTCAGCGACGGGGAGTTCGTCGACACGCGGACGCTGACGTGGTGTGTCGGCGTACGGCCCGATCCGCTCGTCGAGGCGCTCGGGCAGCCACTGGAACGGGGGCGGCTGCTCGTCGACCCATATCTCCAGGTGCCGGGCCGTCCCGAGGTGTTCGCGTGCGGCGACGCCGCCGCCGTACCGGATCTTGAGCGGCCGGGGCAGTACACGCCGATGACGGCGCAGCACGCCTGGCGGCACGGGAGGGTCGCGGGGCGCAATGTCGCCGCCTCGCTCGGCATCGGGAGCCGACGTGCCTACCGCCATCGCGACCTGGGCTTCACCGTCGATCTCGGGGGCGCGCAGGCCGCCGCCAACCCCCTGGGCATCCCGCTGTCCGGCCCCCTCGCCGGTGCCGTCACCCGCGGCTACCACCTCGCCGCGATGCCCGGCAACCGCGTCCGCGTCGCTGCCGACTGGCTGCTGGACGCCGTACTGCCGCGCCAGGCCGTGCAGTTGGGCCTGGTCCGCTCGTGGTCGGTGCCGCTGGATACCGCCTCGCCGGAACTGGCACGGGTGGCCGGTTACCCCGGCGACTTCGCGAGCCGTCCGAAAGGAGAGTCATGA